The following are from one region of the Desulforegula conservatrix Mb1Pa genome:
- a CDS encoding efflux RND transporter periplasmic adaptor subunit, protein MKKNNNYGKNFALSLAFAALVAFSGGCSGDIKPGTVESKGNEDLKFTNTAKAEKTEVTDWYEAVGTVRPRTESRIEALVTANVKSVEVSAGAKVKKDQVLAEIDDRQLVAKLDQAKQALAGARSAEKGATQAVASAQAAFTQADSEYKRVQKYFSSQAATARELEEAKSRYLQAEAGLQQAKEALSGARSGIRQVEEVVKEAEIGLGYTKIKAPADGEILNRMVEPGDLASPGKPLFMMKTSGLMRLEAFVREGLINSVKPGQLLKVSMPNLKNEIDATLEEIVPYADPKSRSFLVKASISKDEGIYPGMFGKLLIPLEKHEAVVLPAESIQKIGQLELVMVQKEKGWERRYVKTGSFSDGKTEILSGLTGDEIIGYNAVKK, encoded by the coding sequence ATGAAAAAAAATAATAATTACGGAAAGAATTTTGCTTTGTCCTTGGCCTTTGCTGCTCTGGTCGCTTTTTCAGGAGGATGTTCCGGAGATATCAAGCCAGGAACAGTTGAGTCCAAGGGCAACGAGGATCTTAAATTCACAAACACTGCAAAAGCCGAGAAAACAGAAGTAACTGACTGGTATGAAGCTGTGGGAACAGTCAGGCCAAGAACTGAATCAAGGATAGAAGCCTTGGTTACAGCCAATGTAAAAAGTGTAGAGGTTTCGGCGGGCGCAAAGGTAAAAAAAGACCAGGTACTTGCAGAAATTGATGACAGGCAGCTTGTAGCAAAACTGGATCAGGCCAAGCAGGCCCTTGCTGGAGCAAGATCTGCGGAAAAAGGAGCGACCCAGGCTGTGGCTTCTGCCCAGGCCGCATTCACCCAGGCTGATTCGGAATATAAAAGAGTCCAGAAATATTTTTCGTCCCAGGCAGCAACCGCCAGAGAGCTTGAAGAGGCAAAATCAAGATATCTACAGGCAGAAGCAGGACTCCAGCAGGCAAAGGAGGCTCTTTCAGGAGCAAGATCAGGAATAAGGCAGGTTGAGGAAGTCGTCAAAGAAGCCGAGATCGGCCTAGGATATACAAAGATAAAAGCTCCTGCAGACGGAGAGATTCTGAACAGGATGGTCGAGCCAGGAGACCTCGCTTCTCCAGGAAAGCCTCTTTTCATGATGAAGACCAGCGGACTCATGAGGCTTGAGGCCTTTGTCCGCGAGGGACTCATAAACAGCGTGAAACCAGGACAGCTCCTTAAAGTGTCAATGCCTAATCTCAAAAACGAAATAGACGCCACCCTTGAAGAAATAGTTCCCTACGCAGATCCCAAAAGCAGATCATTTCTTGTGAAGGCATCGATATCTAAGGATGAAGGTATTTATCCCGGAATGTTCGGAAAGCTACTTATTCCCCTTGAAAAGCATGAAGCCGTGGTTTTGCCAGCGGAGTCGATTCAGAAAATAGGCCAGCTTGAACTCGTTATGGTTCAAAAAGAAAAGGGCTGGGAGCGGAGATACGTGAAAACCGGTTCCTTTTCTGATGGAAAGACAGAGATTTTATCTGGGCTTACCGGGGATGAGATCATTGGGTATAATGCCGTAAAAAAATAA
- a CDS encoding FprA family A-type flavoprotein, translating into MRPVEIAPGIYNVGVRDWNIRDFHGYSTYLGTTYNAFLIIDEKITLIDTVKSDFTDEMMANISRVIDPKKIDVIISNHTEMDHSGGLPHLMSVIGPDKPILCSKMGAKNLAAHFGNDLKYQPVADGEAINIGKRNLKFIETRMLHWPDSMFTYAVEDKILFSSDAFGQHYAGSETFDDEVGELIMPHAKKYYANILTLFSDLIQKLLKSVAESGLEIKTICPDHGIIWRKDPGAIISAYNDWSLQKTDQKALVLYDSMWHSTEIMADEIVSGLLATGVKAIPMQARKWHRSDVMTEMLDAKALIVGSPTLNNNIFPALMDVMTYIKGLKPSNRIAASFGSYGWSGEAANLLATELENMKFKVVEPALRVKYIPDTASRDLCFEFGKKMGEHIKAS; encoded by the coding sequence ATGAGACCTGTAGAAATAGCGCCAGGGATATATAATGTAGGCGTAAGAGACTGGAACATAAGGGATTTTCACGGCTATTCCACGTATCTTGGAACAACATACAATGCATTCCTTATAATCGATGAAAAAATCACCCTCATTGACACCGTAAAGTCTGATTTTACGGACGAAATGATGGCCAATATCTCAAGGGTTATAGATCCTAAAAAGATCGACGTCATAATCAGCAATCATACTGAAATGGATCATTCTGGCGGGTTGCCACATCTCATGAGCGTTATCGGGCCTGACAAGCCTATTTTATGCTCCAAAATGGGGGCTAAAAATCTTGCTGCCCATTTCGGAAATGATCTGAAATATCAGCCTGTTGCAGATGGTGAAGCCATCAATATCGGAAAGCGTAATCTCAAGTTCATTGAAACAAGGATGCTTCACTGGCCGGACAGCATGTTCACATATGCAGTTGAGGACAAGATTCTTTTTTCCAGCGACGCATTCGGCCAGCACTATGCGGGCTCAGAGACATTTGATGATGAAGTGGGCGAACTCATCATGCCCCATGCCAAAAAATATTACGCAAATATTCTGACCCTTTTTTCCGACCTGATCCAGAAGCTTCTTAAATCGGTTGCTGAAAGCGGGCTTGAGATCAAGACAATATGCCCTGATCATGGAATAATCTGGAGAAAAGATCCGGGTGCGATCATTTCGGCATACAATGATTGGAGTCTTCAGAAGACCGACCAGAAGGCCCTTGTTCTCTATGACAGTATGTGGCATTCGACCGAAATAATGGCGGATGAGATCGTGTCAGGCCTTCTTGCCACAGGCGTAAAAGCAATACCAATGCAGGCGAGAAAATGGCACAGAAGCGACGTAATGACCGAGATGCTCGACGCCAAGGCCCTTATAGTCGGCTCTCCGACGCTCAACAACAATATTTTCCCTGCCTTGATGGACGTCATGACCTACATCAAGGGACTGAAGCCATCAAACAGAATTGCGGCATCATTCGGTTCCTATGGCTGGAGCGGAGAAGCAGCAAACCTGCTTGCTACAGAACTTGAAAATATGAAGTTCAAGGTTGTGGAACCAGCACTGAGAGTAAAGTATATACCTGATACAGCTTCAAGGGATCTTTGTTTCGAATTCGGCAAGAAAATGGGCGAGCATATCAAAGCCTCATGA
- a CDS encoding DVU0298 family protein: MEKKNYSSSKLKAHVREMLLSEQFTYGCCFESYSPRLVLAVLFSMYFDSNQLLRWRAITATGSIVSKMADENMESARIVMRRLMWTLNDESGGIGWGSPEAMGEIMSRHRKLADEYNRILISYLMEDGNYLELEMLQRGALWALARLAGERPDLCIKAKGLIKPYFSSDDKEIKGIAAMISGILKEEEVLGELEALTSDETMIEFYENCEIKKLKLSNIAADSIIAIIK, translated from the coding sequence ATGGAAAAGAAGAATTACAGCTCATCAAAACTTAAGGCCCATGTCAGGGAAATGCTTCTTTCCGAACAGTTTACTTATGGCTGCTGTTTTGAAAGCTATTCTCCAAGACTTGTGCTTGCAGTGCTTTTTTCCATGTATTTTGACAGCAATCAGCTTCTTAGATGGAGAGCAATCACTGCGACCGGAAGTATTGTGTCCAAAATGGCTGACGAAAACATGGAGTCTGCAAGAATAGTAATGAGGCGCCTCATGTGGACACTTAATGATGAGTCCGGCGGAATAGGCTGGGGATCTCCCGAGGCAATGGGCGAAATAATGTCCAGGCATAGGAAGCTTGCGGATGAATATAACCGTATCCTTATTTCATACTTGATGGAAGATGGAAATTATCTTGAGCTTGAAATGCTCCAGCGCGGAGCTTTATGGGCACTGGCGAGGCTTGCGGGTGAACGCCCTGATTTATGTATAAAGGCGAAAGGACTTATCAAACCATATTTTTCATCTGATGATAAGGAAATAAAGGGTATTGCGGCAATGATCTCAGGAATTCTTAAAGAAGAAGAGGTTCTTGGAGAACTTGAAGCATTGACATCTGATGAGACCATGATAGAGTTTTACGAAAATTGTGAGATCAAAAAATTAAAACTATCCAATATAGCGGCAGACTCAATCATAGCCATCATTAAATAA
- a CDS encoding cytochrome c3 family protein, with amino-acid sequence MKKHINEKILGTGFWLVVFVIILAVMTGLALGESGKGPDNPAVIKSSKGNISFSHEEHVKIDGGCGACHKMFPPKGGQIEALKASGKIKEKGVMNMCRDCHGKLMAAGKDTGPTADCLGCHKK; translated from the coding sequence ATGAAGAAGCATATTAATGAAAAAATACTTGGAACAGGATTCTGGCTTGTTGTTTTTGTTATAATTCTTGCAGTTATGACGGGATTGGCTCTTGGCGAAAGCGGAAAAGGCCCGGATAACCCTGCTGTGATAAAATCTTCAAAGGGGAATATTTCATTTTCCCATGAGGAGCATGTTAAGATTGATGGCGGGTGCGGAGCCTGTCATAAGATGTTCCCGCCTAAAGGCGGTCAGATTGAAGCTTTAAAGGCATCTGGCAAAATAAAGGAAAAAGGCGTGATGAATATGTGCCGGGACTGCCACGGAAAGCTGATGGCAGCAGGCAAAGACACCGGGCCTACCGCAGATTGTCTTGGATGTCATAAGAAATGA
- a CDS encoding TolC family protein, translated as MKPGALVAKCFILTAAFFLSSGFTGFKTYTYDEIIKEHPDALCDASGNILKDGPGPGTCILSGSAGIGDAIKIALKNNPEMLMASARIDRADAMRTEAESALWPKAGVYGEYSQGDAPSGYLFKTIDQRKLPPGTNFNDPGWYDNYEFGASAGVNLYRGGQDMTRVRMAGIEKKISEKDRLAAGNRVISSVINAYFDLFSAREFERIAKQSSDTVREQLRIMEVRFASGGALKSDILSLKVRVAEADEEIVKSRNRVMMAEAALKRAMGMPLETKIEFKEASLPATDKPESYEKALETAVAKRPELESVRQKVVQARMSQDVAKGMWMPKVDLNGRLYADYPDTKFDTEDANWMVAALVSWDLFTGNYRKAEADKARANLYESLAASRQALMDIQLDVKNAYLKTSESEERFKVAESGVSMAEESLKLVKQQYDGGSVPITRYLETELARNGSLIRKASAHYDREKSRADMARATGVLINLFNEDAGEGRENEKK; from the coding sequence ATGAAACCAGGAGCTCTCGTAGCAAAATGCTTTATCCTGACAGCAGCTTTTTTTCTTTCCTCTGGATTTACAGGTTTTAAGACCTACACCTACGATGAAATTATTAAGGAGCATCCTGACGCTTTATGCGACGCTTCAGGAAATATTCTGAAAGATGGGCCCGGCCCCGGAACCTGTATCCTCAGCGGAAGCGCAGGCATTGGCGATGCCATAAAAATTGCCCTTAAAAACAATCCTGAAATGCTGATGGCTTCGGCCAGGATTGACAGGGCCGACGCAATGAGAACAGAGGCCGAGTCAGCATTATGGCCAAAGGCTGGAGTTTATGGCGAATATTCCCAGGGCGATGCTCCGTCCGGATATCTTTTCAAGACAATAGACCAGAGAAAGCTTCCGCCTGGCACAAATTTCAATGATCCTGGCTGGTATGACAATTATGAATTCGGTGCAAGCGCAGGTGTAAATTTGTATCGCGGTGGTCAGGATATGACACGAGTCAGAATGGCCGGAATCGAAAAAAAGATTTCTGAAAAGGATCGTCTTGCTGCTGGAAACAGGGTCATCTCTTCGGTTATAAATGCCTATTTTGATTTATTTTCTGCGAGGGAATTTGAAAGAATAGCAAAGCAGTCATCTGATACAGTCAGGGAGCAGCTGAGAATTATGGAGGTCAGATTCGCCTCGGGCGGTGCTCTTAAGTCTGATATTCTTTCCCTTAAAGTTCGGGTTGCAGAGGCTGACGAGGAAATTGTCAAAAGCCGCAACAGGGTTATGATGGCCGAAGCTGCTCTTAAAAGGGCAATGGGAATGCCGCTTGAAACAAAAATAGAGTTCAAGGAAGCGTCTCTTCCCGCGACTGATAAGCCTGAGAGCTATGAAAAAGCCCTTGAAACAGCTGTGGCAAAAAGGCCGGAGCTTGAATCCGTAAGGCAGAAGGTGGTTCAGGCAAGAATGTCCCAGGATGTTGCAAAAGGGATGTGGATGCCCAAAGTCGATCTGAATGGAAGACTTTATGCGGATTATCCAGATACAAAGTTTGACACAGAAGACGCAAACTGGATGGTTGCAGCCCTCGTCTCATGGGATCTTTTCACAGGAAATTACAGAAAAGCCGAGGCTGACAAGGCAAGAGCCAATCTTTATGAATCGCTTGCAGCAAGCAGACAGGCTTTAATGGATATCCAGCTTGACGTCAAAAACGCTTATCTGAAAACTTCGGAATCAGAAGAAAGATTTAAGGTCGCTGAAAGCGGGGTGTCAATGGCAGAAGAATCGTTAAAGCTCGTAAAACAGCAGTATGACGGCGGTTCTGTGCCGATTACGAGGTATCTTGAAACAGAATTAGCAAGAAACGGTTCTTTAATACGAAAAGCCTCTGCCCATTATGACAGGGAAAAGTCAAGGGCTGATATGGCCAGGGCGACAGGCGTCCTTATTAACCTTTTCAATGAAGATGCTGGAGAAGGTAGAGAAAATGAAAAAAAATAA
- a CDS encoding REP-associated tyrosine transposase translates to MSEYRRVKIPEATYFFTVTTYLRRNIFGNEDNVRILGETARSVRKKHPFHVDAWVVLPDHMHCIWTMPENDSDFSIRWRLIKAGFSKKANHLHAPALADPSRIKRRELTIWHRRFWEHMIRDESDYENHMNYVHFNPVKHNFVKKASEWKWSTFHRYVKLGVYSDDWEIKENPAGAFFD, encoded by the coding sequence ATGTCAGAATACAGGCGTGTAAAAATTCCAGAAGCTACCTATTTTTTTACGGTGACGACATACCTTCGTAGAAATATTTTCGGGAATGAGGATAACGTTCGCATTCTTGGAGAAACAGCAAGATCAGTAAGAAAAAAGCATCCTTTTCACGTGGATGCCTGGGTCGTTCTGCCTGACCATATGCACTGCATTTGGACAATGCCTGAAAATGACAGCGATTTCTCCATCAGGTGGCGGCTTATCAAGGCGGGATTTTCAAAGAAAGCCAATCATCTGCATGCCCCGGCGCTTGCAGATCCTTCACGTATAAAGCGAAGAGAGCTGACCATTTGGCACAGGAGATTCTGGGAGCATATGATCAGGGACGAAAGTGATTATGAAAATCATATGAATTATGTCCATTTTAACCCTGTAAAACACAATTTTGTGAAAAAAGCGTCGGAATGGAAATGGTCGACGTTTCATAGATATGTAAAGCTCGGAGTATATTCAGATGACTGGGAAATCAAAGAAAATCCAGCAGGAGCCTTTTTTGACTGA
- a CDS encoding DsrE family protein — MKKAFFAFKGDPVCFIHVLLNALDMNEKGVDVKIVMEGAATALIPDLALPGNPLNSMWEKVKEIGLVAGVCKACAIKMNALDSAKNQNLSILDDMKGHPSMAAFFNNGYDIITF, encoded by the coding sequence ATGAAAAAAGCATTTTTTGCATTCAAGGGCGATCCTGTCTGTTTTATCCATGTTCTTTTAAATGCCCTGGACATGAATGAAAAAGGAGTGGACGTCAAAATAGTAATGGAAGGAGCAGCAACGGCCCTTATTCCTGACCTTGCGTTGCCCGGCAATCCCTTAAATTCCATGTGGGAAAAAGTAAAGGAGATAGGGCTTGTCGCAGGAGTTTGCAAGGCATGCGCTATTAAGATGAATGCTCTTGATTCGGCAAAAAACCAGAACCTTTCCATACTTGACGACATGAAGGGGCATCCTTCAATGGCCGCATTTTTTAATAACGGCTATGACATTATAACTTTCTGA
- a CDS encoding NAD(P)H-dependent oxidoreductase, with protein MLVLGIQGSPRKKGNTAHLLSIFMKAAAEMGAETITINPYDYKISPCLEYTACEKTGTCPIKDDVETLIYPLMRRATIIVTGSPAFFYSAPSQLKALIDRTQPLWSRKYRLNLDDPIRPFRKGFFLGLGATKGKRLFEGFDLMMRYFYDAAGASYEGMLGYREIEKPGDMAKHPTAENDVRTEAERLIRQYMTRLRLVFLCRDNSFLGPAAAAFTMKEAGCVYDAESFGINPSEKVHSGLVPLMAEKGIDLGFVNPAGIEKFHGDINSAMKIFIGSNESEADGFKYDVFWKTPDYKDQDVNLDAILDLISEKVSGLNK; from the coding sequence ATGCTTGTTTTAGGAATTCAGGGAAGTCCGAGAAAAAAAGGCAACACAGCACATCTTCTTTCGATTTTCATGAAAGCAGCTGCAGAAATGGGTGCCGAGACCATTACAATCAATCCTTATGATTACAAGATTTCTCCATGCCTTGAATATACGGCCTGCGAGAAAACAGGCACCTGTCCCATAAAAGATGATGTCGAAACCCTGATTTATCCGCTTATGCGCAGGGCGACAATTATTGTGACAGGCTCACCAGCATTTTTTTATTCGGCTCCTTCCCAGTTGAAGGCCCTGATTGACAGAACCCAGCCTTTGTGGTCAAGGAAATACAGGCTTAATCTTGATGATCCAATAAGGCCATTCAGAAAAGGTTTTTTTCTTGGCCTTGGTGCCACAAAAGGCAAAAGGCTTTTTGAAGGCTTTGATCTCATGATGAGGTATTTTTATGACGCTGCCGGAGCATCCTATGAGGGAATGCTTGGTTATAGGGAAATAGAAAAACCTGGTGATATGGCAAAGCACCCGACAGCTGAAAATGATGTCAGGACAGAGGCAGAGCGGCTAATAAGGCAATATATGACAAGGCTGAGGCTCGTTTTTTTATGCAGGGATAATTCTTTTTTAGGGCCTGCCGCAGCTGCCTTTACCATGAAAGAAGCTGGCTGCGTTTACGATGCAGAGTCTTTCGGAATAAATCCTTCTGAAAAAGTTCATTCTGGCCTTGTTCCGCTTATGGCTGAAAAAGGGATTGATCTTGGGTTTGTAAATCCAGCGGGAATAGAGAAGTTTCATGGGGATATAAATTCTGCCATGAAAATTTTCATCGGAAGTAATGAATCAGAAGCTGATGGCTTTAAATATGATGTTTTTTGGAAAACGCCTGATTATAAGGATCAGGACGTTAATCTTGATGCAATACTTGACTTAATATCTGAGAAGGTTTCAGGTTTAAACAAATAA
- the rd gene encoding rubredoxin: MDKYVCTVCGYVYDPAEGDSEGGIPAGTAFADIPEDWTCPVCGASKDDFEKK; this comes from the coding sequence ATGGATAAATATGTTTGTACTGTATGCGGCTATGTTTATGATCCGGCAGAAGGCGATTCAGAAGGAGGTATTCCTGCTGGAACCGCTTTTGCTGATATTCCTGAAGACTGGACATGCCCGGTCTGCGGAGCTTCCAAGGATGATTTCGAAAAAAAATAA